AGTGAATAACAGGTGTGTGTCTTCAGATGTTAAACTCGGAGAGGGGGTAAAGATCGCACCCTTTACCAACCTCTATGGGTGTACTATAGGGGATAACTCTAAGGTGGGCACATTTGTAGAGATACAAAAAAATGCACAGATTGGTGCTAATTGTAAGATTCAGAGCCATACCTTTATATGTGAAGGGGTAATAGTGGAAGATGAATGCTTTATAGGTCATGGAGTTACTTTCATAAACGATCCTTATCCCCGTTCAACCAATGCAAACGGTGAGCTTCAGGGCGAACAGGACTGGGCTGTGGTGCCCACGATAATAAAAAGAGGTGCATCGATTGGATCGGGAGCTACGGTTATGTGTGGGGTTGTTATAGGTGAAGGAGCGATAGTGGGTGCTGGGAGTATGGTGACAAAGAGTGTGCAATCAGCTACTATAGTAGCCGGTAACCCTGCCAGATTCAAAAGGAGGATAGATGAATAACATACCATTTCTGGATTTAAAAGCCCAACACAATGAGTTGATGGATGAGAT
This window of the Chitinispirillales bacterium ANBcel5 genome carries:
- a CDS encoding acyltransferase; amino-acid sequence: MEQTVNNRCVSSDVKLGEGVKIAPFTNLYGCTIGDNSKVGTFVEIQKNAQIGANCKIQSHTFICEGVIVEDECFIGHGVTFINDPYPRSTNANGELQGEQDWAVVPTIIKRGASIGSGATVMCGVVIGEGAIVGAGSMVTKSVQSATIVAGNPARFKRRIDE